The nucleotide sequence AACTGGTGCAGCGGACCGCCAACGCCGAGTGCATCGGCCCGATCCTCGTCGGGATGAGTAAACCGGTCTACGTCGTACAGCGCGGCGACGAGGTGAAGGACATCGTCAACGCGGCCGCCGTGGCCGTGGTGGAAGCCCAGAAACTGGCCGCCCGCACATAGGGGGCAGAGGCCGGGATTCGGTAAGCCGCCATTCGGGATTCAGCCTCCGCGGGCTGATTCCCCGAATGGCGGCTTGTCGGTTGCGCCATCCGCTCCAACCTCCCACGTAAATCTCGCAATTCCAGCCTCTCCGGTGTTTGCTCCGGCCGATTTTGGGTATAGCGATGCGTACGGCCCAAACGGCCGGAACGAGATCAAAGGAGGTCGGTACAATGTACCTGGTGATATCGCATTGGGAGCCTTTGCCCGGTAGGGACATGGACTTCGAGAGGACGGGGCCAAAGGTGAGGGAAGCGCTGCGGTCCACCCCCGGCGTGGAGTTCATGGAGGCCATCAAAAGCGACGGCAAGTATACCGCGGTCCACGGCTACAAGGATGAGGCAACGTACCACGCAGTGGTGGACGATCCGAACGGGCCGTTCTCGAAGGCGCTGGCGGATTCTCATCTGGAGGACGTCGCACGCTGGGTCGGCTCAGAGCGCGGAGAAACGATACCGCACTGAAGGGCAGACTCTAGTATTGAGACTTGAGAATTGAGGGACGACTTCCGATCCGTCACTCAATTCTCAAGTCTCAGATCTCAATGCTCACTTCGGTTGCGTGCTCAACGGCCAGTTGTCGGTTCGGAACGGGAAGAGCGGCAGGCCATCCCCGTTGAATATGCTGGTCTCGGGGTTGGCGTCCCAGGCGTAGCGGACGGCGACCGGATTGGGCACGCCGGCCGCCGAGACGACCAGGGTGTCGCCCTCGACCTTCACGTCAGCCCACACGAACTTGCGGTCTTCACCGGCGACGGCGAAGCCGCCCGTCTTTCCGTCTCTGGCGACCAGGCCTCCGCCCACATGGTCGAATGTCAGGCGGATTGCTCCTTTTTCGATCTTCATCGAGCGGTACTCCGGTCCGGAATACGCCACCTTCTTGCCGCAGAACCTGGCGAGGGCAACGAGAGCGAGGCGCCGGCCAACTTCCTGCTTGTTCTTCGGGTGGATGTCGCCCGCGTCGCCGATATCGACGGCGGTGGCGATTCCGATATTCTTCCCCGTGGCGGCGGTCAGGTACTGTGCCTCGCGGAGTTCGGCCCAGGCATCGTCGGCGGGCTCCGCTTTGCGCTGCATGAAGCCGGCAAGCTGGACGATAAGGAACGGGAAGCGCCCTTCGTTCCAGCGATGGCGCCAGTCGCCGATCATAGTCGGCAGCAGCGTGCGGTACTGGTACGCCCGCCCCGCGTTGCCTTCACCCTGATACCAGATGGCGCCTTTGATGGCGAAGGGGATAACCGGCGAGATCATCCCGTTGTAGAGCACCGTTGGAAAGTTGACATTGTCCTTGATCGGACCGGGGGGAGTGGCGCCGGCGGGCGCGGCGTTGTAATCGGCCCTGAGCTTGAGATCGGCGGCGAAATCCGGCATCGCGGCGAGGCCTTCGGCGCCGGTCCACGACTCGGCGTTCGTGCCGCCCCAGGCGCTCTGGATAAGGCCGATCGGTACGTTCAGCTGCTTGTTCAGTTCGCGTCCGAAGAAATATGCGGCTGCGCTGAAGCCCTCCCACGGACCCCGTTTGATGTTATCCGGCGTGCAGAGGAGCCATTCGCCCTTGAGGGTGGATTGCGGCACGGTGTTGAAGGTCTTGGCAACGTTGAACAGACGGATCTTCGGGTAGTTCGCGGCGGCGATTTCTTTCTGGGCGTCGTTCACAAGGCCGATGCCCATTTCCATATTGGACTGGCCGCTGCAGAGCCACACGTCGCCGACCAGCACGTCCTCGAAGGAAACGGAGCGGGGGCCGGTCACGAAGAGCGAGTAAGGGCCTCCGGCCTTCAGCGGTCCGATGCGCGCTTCCCATTTCCCGTCGGCGCCGGCTTTGGCCTGGGAGACCGATCCGTTCATAATGACGTTCACGCGTGCGCCGGGCGTGGTCCAGCCCCAGACCGGCACTTTCATGTCGCGCTGCAGGACCATGTGGCTGGAGAACATGGGGCTTACGAAGGGGAGATTCGCGGGGCTGGATTCCTGAGCGCCGGCGTGGGGCGTCAGCGCCGCGAGAAGCAGCGCAATCAGTGACATTTTCGTCTGCATTTAGAAACCTCCAGATGGCGACACCGGGGCTGGAGTGCCCCGGTGCGATACTTCGGTGTGTGAAAGCACAGGGAGCGGGGCTAGTCTTCCCAGACGCGCAGACCCTGGGCGACCACCTCAAACGGCAACACCTGTCCCTCGGCGGCCGCGATGGCCTTCTCAACCGGCTCGCGGCTGCCCGGTTCAACAACGGAGATCATGCACCCGCCGCCGCCGGCGCCGCAGATCTTGCTGGCCAACGCCCCGGCCTCTTTGGCGGAGGACATGATGCGGTCGATTTTCGGCGTGGTGACACCACGAGCGAGGCCCCGGCGGTTGCGCCACTCGTCATCAACCTGCTGGGCAAAATGGTCCCAGTTTCCGCGCACGATAGCCTCGCGCATGGCGACGGCGGTGTCCTTGATGGAGCGCAGTTTGTCTCGCTCGCCCTCGGCGTCATCGATGTAGCGGCACATCATGATCCAGTTGCTGGTGCCGCTGAAGCGCGTCTCGCCGGTATAGGAGAGAACCACGCGCTTGTTCAATTCGGCAAGGGCGGCGTCGCCCAACGATTCCACTTTGTCTTCACCCGGAAGAAACCAGAGCGCGTTCACACCGCCGTAGGCCGCGGCGTAGTAATCCTGATTGCCGGTCGGAATCTCGATCACCTGGGCTTCCAGGTGGGAGGCTGTGTGCACGATCTGGCTCTTGTCCAGGCCCTTCCCGGCGATTTCGTTCAGGGCGCCGCTGAGTGTGATGAGCAAACACGAACTGGCGCCCAGGCCACTCCCCTTGGGCGCTCTACTCAGCGTGGTGACGTTAACTCCGCGATCGTAGTCTTTGAGGTAATGCTTCACCACGCGGGCCAGAAGCGGGAGCTTGCCCTTCACGTCCAGTTCCTGCACGCAGTCAGCGTGTTGTTCGAGATCGATGTCTTCCGCCCTCAGAACGATGCGCTTGTCATCACGTTCCTCGATCTTCACCGTGCTGCCGACGTTGATGGCGGCATTGACGGTGAGGCCGAACTCCTCGAAGAGGTAAAGGGGGTAGATATCCAGGGTTCCGCCGGCAAGGTCTATCCTCGCGGGCGCCGTGGAGTGGATGGTTCTTTTCAATGTTTATGGGTCCGGCACGGAGAGGCGGCTCCGTGCTTCCTTTCAAGTTGAGAATCGGGACAACGGAATTGAGACTTGACCTGTTACGACGGGTCCCAATCCCGTTGTACTCTGTCTTCTATGCGAATTTCGCCAGATTCGCTTTCACTTCGCCCGTGAACCGCTCGATGTGGGCCAAAACGTGATCCATGGGGCTGAGCGTATCGTCCTCGATGAGGGGCGTCAGGTCCATCGCGAAATTGAGAAGGTGGCTGGCGTCAACCGCGTGGCTTTCATGGTAGGTGGCGTGAGCGCGGCGGCGGCCCATGGTGGCCAGATCGTAGCGCTTGCCGCCGACGACCTGAGAGTCGAACACGCTCACCAGGGCGGTCTGGATGTTCTCGTGCGCGTCGAGGCGCATCACGTGTTTGTCCGCGTCGATCATCCAGTCCAGGTCTCGCCACACTTCGCAGCCGAGCAGCGTTTTGGGACGCTTATCCCTGGGAAGCGACCGGATGGCGGCGAGGACCTTCATCGCGGTGCCGATGTGGGTCGGGTGCTTGTCCGCGAGATTGTGGGTGTACACGATTTCCGGCCGCGCGGCCAGAAGCAGCGCCGCGAGGTCCTCGACCGGGCCGGTCGCGGCGGGGTCCTTGACGGCGCTGCTGGGGAAATCGAGGAAGACCTGGGCGCCGTATTCGCCGACGAATGCGGCCTTCTTCTGCTCGAGGCGGCGGATTTTCTGCATCTCGGCATCGGTGTAGTTGGCGTACATATCATCGCGGGCGCTGCCGGCGCCGTTGGTGACGATCACGCCGGCGAACCATTTGTCCGCCAGGCCGAAGCAGTTGATCACACCCTCCATGGCCATGATCTCGATGTCATCCTGATGGGCCGAGATGCCCATATGGGTTGTCCGGGAGAGGGCTTCGGCCTCAGGCTTTTCATCCGGCACATATACGCCGGCGGTCGGTATTTTGAATTGCATTGTCACATTCCTTTGGAGGATTCAGAGGTCAGGGTTCGGGATTCAGCTTCCGGATCTCGGTCTGAATCCTGAATCCCGGATACTGAATCCTATTACTTCAAAGCGGGCAAACTGGCGGCGGCGATGCTCTGCCCCAACCGTTTCATCTTTTCATCGGGCGTTGAGAGCGTCAGCCTCGCGGCAATTTCGGGGAACTCGACGTTCAGCACTTCCTGCGCTTTCTTCACCACCAGGTTCCCGCCTTCGCCGGAAGTTACTCGGCCCAGAATCAGGAGGTGTTTCATCTCGTAAAAGTCGGCGAAGTGGGCGATGGCGTAACCGAACTCAATCCCGACGGATTCGTAGACTTTGCGGGCCGTTTCGTTGCCCTGCTTCATCATACCTTGCAGCGCCACAAGACGCTTCGGCAATTTGCCGCTCCCCAGGTCCAAACCGGCCTGCGCCGCGATCCGCGCCGTACCCTGCTGACAGAAATACTGCACCGCGCAGCCTTCATCTCCCGACCACTCGTCAGCGGGACCGTTCTCGCGATAGTCCACCGGCACGAAGGCCAGTTCATTCAGCCAGCCGGTGATGTTGCCTTCGCCGGTGACATAACCCGCGGCTACGGACGTTCCCATGGCGACCCCGAGGACCGGGTTTTCGCCGATGCTCATCGAAGCGGCAAGCGCGGTCACTTCGCCGTCATTGACAACTTCGATGGGCACGCCCATCTCCCTGCCAATACGGAGGAACATATCGGCGACCTGTGCCTCGAAGATGTCGCGCGGAATCCCGCGATAGAGCGAGCCGACGCGGACCCGGTTATTCACATAAATCCCGGCGGCGCTTCCGCCGATAGCATCAACGTGCTCCAGGTGAGCGGCCGCGCGCTTTATGCTGTCCATCACGCCATCGTAATGATACTGCGGATCCGCCTGATGGTAGGGGTCCCAGACGATCTCCTCGCTGAAGAGGACTTCGCCGTCTTTGACAGCGGCGGCCTTGCGGTCCGAGCCGCCGAGGTCGAAGCCGATGCGATTGCCGGCGAGGTGGCGGCCCAGAGGCACGGAGGTTTCCCGTTGTGCCGGCACGTCTTCGGGCGCGCATGTCACAACGGTAAACGGG is from Armatimonadota bacterium and encodes:
- a CDS encoding sialate O-acetylesterase; the protein is MQTKMSLIALLLAALTPHAGAQESSPANLPFVSPMFSSHMVLQRDMKVPVWGWTTPGARVNVIMNGSVSQAKAGADGKWEARIGPLKAGGPYSLFVTGPRSVSFEDVLVGDVWLCSGQSNMEMGIGLVNDAQKEIAAANYPKIRLFNVAKTFNTVPQSTLKGEWLLCTPDNIKRGPWEGFSAAAYFFGRELNKQLNVPIGLIQSAWGGTNAESWTGAEGLAAMPDFAADLKLRADYNAAPAGATPPGPIKDNVNFPTVLYNGMISPVIPFAIKGAIWYQGEGNAGRAYQYRTLLPTMIGDWRHRWNEGRFPFLIVQLAGFMQRKAEPADDAWAELREAQYLTAATGKNIGIATAVDIGDAGDIHPKNKQEVGRRLALVALARFCGKKVAYSGPEYRSMKIEKGAIRLTFDHVGGGLVARDGKTGGFAVAGEDRKFVWADVKVEGDTLVVSAAGVPNPVAVRYAWDANPETSIFNGDGLPLFPFRTDNWPLSTQPK
- a CDS encoding PIG-L family deacetylase codes for the protein MQFKIPTAGVYVPDEKPEAEALSRTTHMGISAHQDDIEIMAMEGVINCFGLADKWFAGVIVTNGAGSARDDMYANYTDAEMQKIRRLEQKKAAFVGEYGAQVFLDFPSSAVKDPAATGPVEDLAALLLAARPEIVYTHNLADKHPTHIGTAMKVLAAIRSLPRDKRPKTLLGCEVWRDLDWMIDADKHVMRLDAHENIQTALVSVFDSQVVGGKRYDLATMGRRRAHATYHESHAVDASHLLNFAMDLTPLIEDDTLSPMDHVLAHIERFTGEVKANLAKFA
- a CDS encoding GHMP kinase, whose translation is MKRTIHSTAPARIDLAGGTLDIYPLYLFEEFGLTVNAAINVGSTVKIEERDDKRIVLRAEDIDLEQHADCVQELDVKGKLPLLARVVKHYLKDYDRGVNVTTLSRAPKGSGLGASSCLLITLSGALNEIAGKGLDKSQIVHTASHLEAQVIEIPTGNQDYYAAAYGGVNALWFLPGEDKVESLGDAALAELNKRVVLSYTGETRFSGTSNWIMMCRYIDDAEGERDKLRSIKDTAVAMREAIVRGNWDHFAQQVDDEWRNRRGLARGVTTPKIDRIMSSAKEAGALASKICGAGGGGCMISVVEPGSREPVEKAIAAAEGQVLPFEVVAQGLRVWED
- a CDS encoding ROK family protein; this encodes MNWTSGFDVRPAFTPPLDPDFTPASLVNRAFRKAAAESGGIPLKLGLERADGSVSVYETIVFPPGDPRFELNLPYAERIVKFLLWQRGAWKVYAGGPAAVGDYLRGGYREGGARAFDADFMGKVYEHPFTVVTCAPEDVPAQRETSVPLGRHLAGNRIGFDLGGSDRKAAAVKDGEVLFSEEIVWDPYHQADPQYHYDGVMDSIKRAAAHLEHVDAIGGSAAGIYVNNRVRVGSLYRGIPRDIFEAQVADMFLRIGREMGVPIEVVNDGEVTALAASMSIGENPVLGVAMGTSVAAGYVTGEGNITGWLNELAFVPVDYRENGPADEWSGDEGCAVQYFCQQGTARIAAQAGLDLGSGKLPKRLVALQGMMKQGNETARKVYESVGIEFGYAIAHFADFYEMKHLLILGRVTSGEGGNLVVKKAQEVLNVEFPEIAARLTLSTPDEKMKRLGQSIAAASLPALK